The Sabethes cyaneus chromosome 3, idSabCyanKW18_F2, whole genome shotgun sequence DNA window TCTCTCCACTGTGCATGGTACAGGGCTACTCTTTGAGCGTCTCGATACACGTAAGTCGGTTTTAACATGCCCACCAAGCATTGGACCCCCTCTTtcaggtgccggtggggttctaaAGAAAACAGATTTCGTTGCACAGTCGTGCGGCCTCCTTGCAACGAAGCCGGCCCAATACAGCTTCCCGATTTTCGCAAGgtgacgatgggaatctctccaactaGTTCCTGCAGCTCGTGACTcatgcgccactctccgctttccgtttgtactccgccaaaaatagcctACCACATCTTTCGCTCAAATACGGCCTTCCGCAAGTAAGTCTCGAGTCTgcaaagaactaccggtctgattagcgttttgtataccGCCAGCTTTGTGCGGTAGCGTAAGCAGCGTGATCATCGTTCGAAACGTTTCTAGCAATGATTTCAAGATCATCTCCGAATGAGTAGCGCCGAATAACGTACGCAACAGTCCATCGCCTTTtcttgtatgccagaagggcattgggttaaaaggcctaaggacagtcttaatgatcgccTTGCCCCTGTGttattcgaaaggacttgagagtgccgTGGAAACACGCAAGTAGCAAATCATTTGCACCatggtactgccctacgaaatcacTTATtattgggaatagacgacgtaacaagatctggaaAGGCAACTTGTAGGTGGATTGATCAGCGCAATGTGTCGGAAATTACAGCAATCATTTTATTGCCTTTTTTGTAGACGGGACAAACTATACCTGGCATCAACTTCTCCGGTACTTTCCCCTTCTCTTAAATTCCGAAGATTATCCAATGAAGTCACGTTGCTAGTGGCTTCTTACCGGAAGCCGACCCCTTCTGGCGGCTCTATCATCTTTCAAATGTGCAATTTCTCGCCAAATCTCTTCGAGATTGGGAGCCGGTATGCTATTATCGTTTGATGGCACTACTAGGCGAAGAGTTCAGCGATCCCCTGAATCTACTGTATTTTATTAGATGTGTTAGATGTGATttgcttcaattttttttcatctgATTGCCAAATGGGACCTATGCGATAAGTTaagcatttatttttctttaaataGTAAGTTTACTTGCATGATAGTCGTAGGAAAGTTATATCCTGCAACCCGTTTGCCTTATTTTTTCCTAATTAGGtgtgtattattttttatttcattcaaatagCACGCATTGGTCGCCATAAATATGAACCGTATTTCATTATCAAAACACTTTACCCCACGCTGCAGATCAATGCCGATGATGATCTACCAAAGATCATCTGCACGGGTTGCTGGCTGCAACTGCTAGAATCCTACCGATTTTGTATGCGATGCCGCACTGGAGATGAAAAGCTGCGCAATGAGTTCGAACCACGAACCGAACTAATACCGCTGATAGAGGAATTTGTAACATTTGTGACTGCTTCCACTCCAAAGGAAGCTGATGACGTGGAACACGAGTTACCTGACAAAATTGCTGATGAATTAATGGAGTTACCTGCCACCGAGCCAAAGGATCAAAACGAAATTTTGATCGATCTCATGACTCGTAGAGATGACGAGTTGTTCGATGAAATAATTGAGGAAGAACATTTTTCTGATGATGATTCCGTGTCTGGAAAAATCGGTCCCGGTGTTGTTGCATTGGCCTATGAAGATTTGTTTGTTGAATGCGAAGAACAAGAAACTGATGAAGTTCATGATAAGGTTTTTATTGAATTGCAAAATGTTCCAATTGCAGAAATGCAAGAAGCCTATGAGCAAATAGACCTTAGGCCGAATTCACTGGAAGCATGCGCAGAAATTTCGGAGTGTCATCTTGAGGAACCTTCTGAATTGCCTGAAATAATGAGAGAAGTGCATACTTCTGTAGAAATATTACCCATAGAATTCATAGAAGAGGAATCGTCCAATTTAGATGATGAAAACTTTTCGGAAGTTTTACTGCCAAATCAATTAAAGTCCGTTTCGCAAAGAAAAAGATCCTTGCAGTTACCTCCTCAAGAAATGATTGTGGATCAGGAGGATTACGGAAATTACGCCATAGTTTACTATACCGGAGTATTTTGCTGTGGATGTGATCaatattttacagattttaaGGCACTCGAGGATCATTGTCGAACCTTACATCACTCTAAAGATTGCTTTGATGTTTACGATTGTGAATTATGCCATAAAGCTTTCCCCAGCCTAAACCACAAAAAACGTCACCAAAGTTTGCGATCTGTGCCAAAGTTATTCTCATGCTCGCTTTGCAATTATGTCTGTTGGGACCAGGATGCTATTGATCGTCATATGAAATCTGCATTACTTCACAACAAACCAATGCTGGAATTCGACAAAGTAAAGGAAATGTTTGACGAAGTGGTCGTCGACGGGAATCTATGCTGCGAATGCTTTCAAATATTTTCCTCAGAAGATCTATTGGAGCAACATTATGAGGATGAACATCGTAAAGGTAGGTCACGATTTCCAGCAAATAAGCCAAATTGGTGTTCGAAATGTCACCAAATTTTTAAAA harbors:
- the LOC128740858 gene encoding zinc finger protein 431-like; the protein is MRCRTGDEKLRNEFEPRTELIPLIEEFVTFVTASTPKEADDVEHELPDKIADELMELPATEPKDQNEILIDLMTRRDDELFDEIIEEEHFSDDDSVSGKIGPGVVALAYEDLFVECEEQETDEVHDKVFIELQNVPIAEMQEAYEQIDLRPNSLEACAEISECHLEEPSELPEIMREVHTSVEILPIEFIEEESSNLDDENFSEVLLPNQLKSVSQRKRSLQLPPQEMIVDQEDYGNYAIVYYTGVFCCGCDQYFTDFKALEDHCRTLHHSKDCFDVYDCELCHKAFPSLNHKKRHQSLRSVPKLFSCSLCNYVCWDQDAIDRHMKSALLHNKPMLEFDKVKEMFDEVVVDGNLCCECFQIFSSEDLLEQHYEDEHRKGRSRFPANKPNWCSKCHQIFKNDYKYNIHVENANVDVLYRCKQQFCTYRTASIIFARFHLRSSDHSEITRSKTCQKNLEDNSEHRCCFRKCLKKFKSLPALMKHVDQVHQAKQLENEIRRKKSTNVCSICNCNFGTRKALRIHRQVKQREFVCDHCGLKLGTSFQLQNHIDQLHQKEKARPEFKCDICQRTFVSEKNLQRHKTKGHTTSGGEHICNVCGKKFAAKENLWIHWRTHTSTEKFECEICKKAGKRYLFRDIKTFKRHCKISEMHDGVRKYKCSYEKCTNTYAHKPDLQRHESTVHKGVRPFVCTVCKKGFIRNRDLRLHARRHTGAKLFSCESCPASFNVYQEYKDHCKKKHGISILIKNTSNNSE